One genomic window of Tenacibaculum tangerinum includes the following:
- the scpA gene encoding methylmalonyl-CoA mutase, with translation MSRKDISNIQINNGQQLTVKSYKHEDFVAGIAPNLRGPYSTMYVRRPWTIRQYAGFSTAEESNAFYRRNLAAGQKGLSVAFDLATHRGYDSDHERVQGDVGKAGVAIDSVEDMKVLFDQIPLDKMSVSMTMNGAVLPILAFYIVAAEEQGVAPELLSGTIQNDILKEFMVRNTYIYPPTPSMKIIADIFRYTSENMPRFNSISISGYHMQEAGATAEIELAYTLADGLEYIKKGLEAGMDIDTFAPRLSFFWAIGMSHFMEIAKMRAARMLWAKLVKQFNPKNPKSLALRTHCQTSGWSLTEQDPFNNVARTAIEAMAAAFGGTQSLHTNALDEAIALPTDFSARIARNTQIYLQQETYITKTVDPWAGSYHVEQLTEEIANKAWELIQEVEELGGMTKAIEKGIPKMRIEEAAAKKQAKIDSGQDVIVGVNKYQLAQEDPLHILEVDNEAVRQSQIDRLNDLKSKRNQAEVDKALHNLTEAAKTGEGNLLDLAVKAAKNRATLGEISDALEVVFGRHKAVHKTISGVYSKEIKDDTLFKKATELADKFADLEGRRPRIMIAKLGQDGHDRGAKVVATGYADLGFDVDIGPLFQTPQEATKQAVENDVHILGISSLAAGHKTLVPQVIAELKKYGREDIMVIVGGVIPAQDYQFLFDAGAVGVFGPGTKIAQAAIDMLTILIDSTEE, from the coding sequence ATGAGTAGAAAAGATATATCAAATATTCAAATAAACAACGGCCAACAACTAACAGTCAAGAGTTATAAACACGAAGATTTTGTAGCGGGTATTGCACCTAACTTACGTGGTCCTTATTCTACCATGTATGTTCGCAGACCTTGGACCATTCGTCAATACGCAGGTTTTTCTACCGCTGAAGAAAGCAACGCTTTTTATCGCAGAAATTTAGCCGCTGGTCAAAAAGGACTTTCCGTAGCTTTTGACTTAGCTACACACAGAGGATACGACTCAGACCATGAACGTGTACAAGGCGATGTTGGAAAAGCAGGTGTAGCTATAGATTCTGTGGAAGATATGAAGGTGCTATTCGACCAAATTCCACTCGATAAAATGTCGGTTTCTATGACCATGAACGGAGCCGTTTTACCAATCTTGGCTTTTTATATTGTAGCAGCAGAAGAACAAGGCGTAGCCCCTGAACTTTTATCAGGAACTATTCAAAACGATATTCTAAAAGAGTTTATGGTGCGGAACACCTATATTTACCCACCTACCCCATCGATGAAAATTATTGCCGATATTTTTAGATACACTTCTGAAAATATGCCAAGATTCAATTCCATTTCTATTTCAGGATACCACATGCAAGAAGCTGGTGCTACGGCAGAAATTGAATTGGCATATACGTTGGCAGACGGATTGGAATACATTAAAAAAGGACTCGAAGCAGGTATGGATATCGACACCTTTGCTCCTCGCTTGTCTTTTTTCTGGGCAATTGGGATGAGTCATTTTATGGAAATCGCCAAAATGCGAGCAGCTAGAATGCTATGGGCTAAATTGGTAAAACAATTCAATCCGAAAAATCCTAAATCACTAGCCTTAAGAACCCATTGCCAAACCAGCGGATGGAGTTTAACCGAGCAAGACCCTTTTAACAATGTTGCTCGTACGGCAATTGAAGCCATGGCGGCGGCTTTTGGAGGCACCCAAAGCTTGCACACCAATGCCTTAGATGAAGCCATTGCCTTACCCACCGATTTCTCTGCACGCATTGCTCGTAACACGCAAATATACTTACAGCAAGAAACTTATATTACCAAAACCGTAGACCCCTGGGCGGGAAGTTATCACGTAGAACAACTTACGGAAGAAATTGCGAACAAAGCATGGGAGCTTATTCAAGAAGTTGAAGAATTAGGAGGGATGACCAAAGCGATTGAAAAAGGGATTCCGAAAATGCGTATTGAAGAAGCTGCAGCTAAGAAACAAGCAAAAATTGATAGCGGTCAAGATGTTATTGTGGGCGTGAACAAATATCAATTAGCACAAGAAGATCCTTTACATATTTTAGAGGTCGACAACGAAGCCGTTCGTCAATCACAAATCGACCGATTAAACGACTTAAAATCAAAAAGAAATCAAGCTGAAGTAGACAAAGCGTTGCATAATTTAACAGAAGCCGCGAAAACAGGTGAAGGAAATTTATTAGATTTAGCCGTAAAAGCAGCCAAAAACAGAGCTACGTTGGGTGAAATTTCTGATGCCCTTGAAGTTGTTTTCGGACGTCATAAAGCAGTACATAAAACCATCTCTGGCGTGTATAGTAAAGAAATAAAAGACGATACATTATTTAAAAAAGCTACTGAATTGGCAGACAAGTTTGCTGACTTAGAAGGACGTCGCCCACGTATTATGATTGCAAAACTAGGGCAAGACGGTCATGACCGTGGTGCTAAAGTAGTCGCAACAGGCTATGCCGACCTAGGTTTTGATGTAGATATTGGTCCTCTATTCCAAACGCCCCAAGAAGCTACCAAGCAGGCAGTTGAAAACGACGTTCATATTTTAGGAATATCTTCGTTGGCAGCAGGACACAAAACATTGGTTCCGCAAGTAATTGCTGAACTCAAAAAGTATGGTCGTGAAGACATTATGGTAATTGTAGGCGGGGTAATTCCTGCACAAGATTATCAGTTCTTATTCGATGCAGGCGCTGTAGGCGTTTTCGGTCCTGGTACTAAAATTGCACAAGCTGCCATTGATATGTTAACTATTTTAATTGATAGCACCGAAGAATAG
- a CDS encoding methylmalonyl-CoA mutase subunit beta, producing MSNYLFDEFQGVTPAEWKQKIQVDLKGADYNETLLWKTREGISVKPFYTKEDRNNSNVNTSNKGFAICQSIHIEDEEKANLVAIDALQRGASALKFIATKEFDYKKLLNEIAIQNTTCYFSFEFLSSEFITELAHFINSENCYFNIDIIGHLASSGNWYANLKNDHTQLEEITKATENAITVNASIYQNAGATIVQQLAYALAHANEYLNHFGSAMAKNIHFNFSVGSNYFFEIAKLRAFRILWDALLKEYHTEATAHIFVQPSLRNKTLYDYNVNMLRTTSECMSAVLGGANTIANSAYDTIFHRPNEFGERIARNQLLILQQESELAEAQNIADGAYYIETITQQLAQKALEVFKLIEKGGGFLKQLKEGIIQQKIKESADKEQQLFDTGELVLLGTNKIQNENDQMKNDIEVSPFLKSRNEKTLIQPIIQKRLAEKLEQERLQNE from the coding sequence ATGAGCAACTATTTATTTGACGAATTTCAAGGTGTTACACCAGCCGAATGGAAGCAGAAAATACAGGTAGACTTAAAAGGTGCCGATTATAATGAAACGCTATTGTGGAAAACAAGAGAAGGTATTTCAGTAAAACCTTTTTACACCAAAGAAGACAGAAACAATAGCAACGTCAACACTTCTAACAAAGGTTTTGCTATTTGTCAATCTATACACATCGAAGACGAAGAGAAAGCAAATTTGGTTGCTATTGATGCACTGCAAAGAGGAGCCTCTGCTCTTAAATTCATAGCTACAAAAGAGTTTGACTATAAAAAACTTTTAAACGAGATTGCTATTCAAAACACAACCTGCTATTTTTCATTTGAGTTTTTATCCTCAGAATTCATCACAGAGTTAGCTCATTTTATAAATTCTGAAAACTGTTACTTCAATATAGATATTATAGGTCATTTAGCCAGCTCAGGAAACTGGTATGCAAACCTTAAAAACGACCATACACAATTAGAAGAAATAACAAAAGCAACAGAAAATGCTATAACTGTAAATGCTTCAATTTATCAAAATGCAGGAGCAACTATTGTGCAACAATTAGCGTATGCACTAGCACACGCAAATGAATATTTGAACCACTTCGGAAGTGCTATGGCAAAAAATATTCATTTTAATTTTTCAGTAGGAAGCAATTACTTTTTTGAAATAGCTAAGCTCAGAGCCTTTAGAATTTTGTGGGATGCCCTTTTAAAAGAATACCATACCGAAGCTACCGCTCATATTTTTGTACAACCTAGCCTACGCAACAAAACCTTGTACGACTACAATGTAAACATGCTTCGCACCACTTCAGAGTGCATGAGTGCTGTTTTAGGAGGGGCAAACACCATTGCCAATAGCGCTTACGACACTATTTTTCATCGACCGAACGAATTTGGAGAGCGTATTGCAAGAAATCAACTACTAATTTTGCAACAAGAAAGCGAACTAGCAGAAGCTCAAAATATAGCCGACGGAGCCTACTACATCGAAACCATTACCCAACAACTTGCTCAAAAAGCTTTAGAAGTTTTTAAATTGATAGAAAAAGGAGGCGGTTTCTTAAAACAACTAAAAGAAGGCATTATTCAACAAAAAATAAAAGAAAGTGCCGATAAAGAACAACAATTATTTGATACAGGAGAACTAGTTTTGTTAGGAACAAACAAAATTCAAAATGAAAACGACCAAATGAAAAACGACATAGAAGTATCTCCTTTCTTAAAAAGTCGTAACGAAAAGACCCTAATTCAGCCTATTATTCAAAAACGATTAGCCGAAAAGCTCGAACAAGAACGTTTACAAAATGAGTAG
- a CDS encoding FtsB family cell division protein has product MNLKSLKNKSPFKIATNIYVVILSVFVIWMLFFDENSYLTHREFNKEIDELKSWIEYHEKKIKKDKETIQQLQDSLQLERYAREKYLMKKEDEDIYIIEFDTIKKQ; this is encoded by the coding sequence ATGAATTTGAAATCATTAAAAAATAAATCACCCTTTAAAATTGCTACCAATATTTATGTGGTCATACTCTCTGTATTTGTAATATGGATGCTGTTTTTTGATGAAAATTCGTATCTCACACATAGAGAGTTTAACAAAGAAATTGACGAATTAAAGAGTTGGATTGAGTACCATGAGAAGAAAATAAAAAAAGACAAGGAAACCATACAGCAACTTCAAGACTCTCTGCAACTAGAACGCTATGCTAGAGAAAAATACTTGATGAAAAAAGAAGACGAAGATATTTATATTATTGAATTTGATACCATAAAAAAGCAATGA
- the udk gene encoding uridine kinase, with product MFVIGIAGGTGSGKTTVVNQIINELPADEVCVISQDSYYKKTDNLTYEERTKINFDHPRAIDFDLMVQHITDLKNGNIIEQPVYSFVAHNRTKDTIKTHPRKVIIIEGILIFNSEELRNLCDIKVFVHADADERLIRRVRRDIKERGRDVDEVLNRYQSTLKPMHQQFIEPTKNYADIIIPNDRYNTVAIDIVRTVINDRL from the coding sequence ATATTTGTTATTGGTATTGCTGGAGGTACAGGAAGTGGAAAAACCACGGTTGTAAACCAAATAATTAACGAACTTCCAGCCGATGAAGTTTGTGTAATTTCTCAAGACTCATACTACAAAAAAACCGATAACCTTACGTACGAAGAACGTACTAAAATAAATTTCGATCATCCGAGAGCAATCGACTTTGACTTAATGGTTCAACACATTACCGACTTAAAAAACGGTAACATTATAGAGCAACCTGTATACTCTTTTGTAGCGCATAACAGAACTAAAGATACTATTAAAACTCACCCAAGAAAAGTTATTATTATTGAAGGAATTTTAATATTTAATAGCGAAGAACTTCGTAACTTGTGTGATATTAAAGTATTTGTACATGCCGATGCCGACGAGCGTTTAATCAGACGTGTAAGAAGAGATATAAAAGAGCGAGGTAGAGATGTTGATGAAGTTTTAAACCGCTATCAAAGCACTTTAAAACCAATGCATCAACAGTTTATCGAACCCACTAAAAACTATGCTGACATCATCATTCCTAATGATAGATACAATACCGTTGCGATAGATATTGTAAGAACTGTAATTAACGATCGCTTGTAA
- a CDS encoding DUF1684 domain-containing protein, protein MKKILLFVFITTVISCKSQSKRAVLGDSDFQREMNAKFKDASKSPLTKKGLKEFKGLAFFPIDDKYKVKATLEKTPDAPIFNFPTTTSRIAVYKKYGILSFSIKGESFKLSIYKNVNPKPEYANNLFLPFLDTTNGKTSYKGGRFIDLYTTDIKDDGTIIIDFNKAYNPYCAYSDRYSCPITPQDNYLDTEIKAGVMAYEKPE, encoded by the coding sequence ATGAAAAAAATACTTTTATTTGTTTTTATAACTACTGTAATCTCATGCAAAAGTCAGAGTAAGAGAGCTGTTTTAGGAGATTCTGACTTTCAAAGAGAAATGAATGCGAAGTTTAAAGATGCTTCCAAATCACCTTTGACAAAAAAAGGATTAAAGGAGTTTAAAGGATTGGCGTTTTTTCCTATTGATGACAAATATAAGGTAAAAGCTACGTTAGAAAAGACTCCCGACGCTCCTATTTTTAATTTTCCTACGACTACAAGTAGAATTGCTGTATATAAAAAATATGGAATTTTATCTTTCTCTATTAAAGGAGAAAGTTTTAAGCTTTCTATTTATAAAAATGTAAATCCGAAGCCTGAATATGCAAATAATTTGTTTTTGCCTTTTTTAGATACTACCAACGGAAAGACATCTTATAAAGGTGGGCGATTTATTGATCTGTATACTACAGATATAAAAGATGACGGTACTATAATTATCGATTTTAATAAGGCATATAATCCTTATTGTGCGTATAGCGATCGTTATTCTTGCCCGATTACCCCACAAGATAATTATTTAGATACAGAAATTAAAGCCGGAGTCATGGCGTATGAGAAGCCTGAATAA
- the rho gene encoding transcription termination factor Rho: MFDISELKTKKLADLQIIAKSIGLTKTSQLKKLDLVYKILDAQAEASANEAKPKPTTNTEKPKRKRIVKAKAEPKAKPAPVKTEEKVVVKKEERKEAPEKKDAVSTPQKKQDDTRQKQSSEDKKQQQPQQQKQQHNNKNQNQNQNRGNKHNNNNNNNKNQNNKHHKSGNKYRDPDFEFDGIIESEGVLEMMPDGYGFLRSSDYNYLSSPDDIYVSQSQIKLFGLKTGDTVRGNVRPPKEGEKYFPLIRVSKINGLNPNIVRDRVSFEHLTPLFADEKFNLAEKGSSLSTRIIDLFSPIGKGQRGMIVAQPKTGKTVLLKDVAKAIAANHPEVYQIVLLIDERPEEVTDMQRSVRGEVVASTFDEPADKHVRVANIVLEKAKRLVECGHDVVILLDSITRLARAYNTVAPASGKILSGGIDANALHKPKRFFGAARNIENGGSLTIIATALTETGSKMDEVIFEEFKGTGNMELQLERNIANRRIYPAIDLIKSSTRRDDLLLDEKTVQRMWVLRKYLADMNPIEAMEFIQDRIKRSLNNEEFLISMNG, encoded by the coding sequence ATGTTCGATATTTCGGAATTAAAAACGAAGAAATTAGCTGATTTACAAATTATTGCCAAATCAATAGGATTGACTAAAACGAGTCAATTGAAAAAATTAGATTTAGTATACAAAATTTTAGATGCACAGGCAGAAGCTAGTGCCAATGAAGCTAAACCCAAGCCCACAACTAATACAGAAAAGCCTAAACGAAAGAGAATTGTAAAGGCTAAAGCAGAACCTAAAGCTAAACCTGCACCTGTAAAGACCGAAGAAAAGGTAGTGGTAAAGAAAGAGGAGAGAAAAGAGGCTCCTGAAAAGAAAGATGCTGTAAGTACACCCCAAAAGAAGCAAGACGATACTAGGCAAAAACAGTCTTCAGAAGATAAAAAGCAGCAACAACCTCAACAACAGAAACAACAACATAATAACAAGAACCAGAATCAGAACCAGAATAGAGGTAATAAGCATAATAACAATAACAATAATAATAAGAACCAAAATAATAAACATCATAAGAGTGGCAATAAATACCGTGATCCAGATTTTGAGTTTGATGGAATTATTGAAAGTGAAGGCGTCTTAGAAATGATGCCTGATGGTTATGGTTTTTTACGTTCTTCTGATTACAACTACTTATCATCACCAGATGATATTTATGTATCGCAGTCTCAAATAAAGTTATTTGGCTTAAAAACAGGAGATACTGTTCGTGGTAATGTGCGTCCGCCAAAAGAAGGGGAGAAGTATTTTCCGTTAATTAGAGTTTCAAAAATTAATGGATTGAATCCGAATATAGTTCGCGATCGTGTTTCTTTCGAGCACTTAACTCCATTATTTGCAGATGAAAAATTTAATCTAGCAGAAAAAGGAAGTTCTTTGTCTACAAGAATTATCGACCTATTTTCTCCGATAGGAAAAGGACAGCGTGGTATGATTGTGGCGCAACCAAAAACGGGTAAAACTGTGCTATTGAAAGATGTAGCAAAAGCAATTGCGGCGAATCATCCAGAAGTATATCAAATCGTTTTACTAATTGATGAGCGTCCGGAAGAAGTAACAGATATGCAACGTAGTGTTCGTGGAGAGGTAGTCGCATCTACTTTTGACGAGCCAGCAGACAAGCATGTACGTGTTGCTAATATCGTGTTAGAAAAAGCAAAACGTTTGGTAGAATGTGGTCATGACGTTGTAATTTTATTAGATTCTATTACACGTTTGGCAAGAGCTTACAATACAGTAGCACCAGCATCGGGTAAAATTTTATCGGGTGGTATCGATGCGAATGCATTGCACAAGCCAAAACGTTTCTTTGGTGCGGCACGTAATATAGAGAATGGAGGTTCTTTAACTATTATTGCTACAGCACTTACAGAAACTGGATCGAAAATGGATGAGGTTATCTTTGAAGAGTTTAAAGGTACAGGTAACATGGAGTTACAGTTAGAGCGGAATATTGCCAACCGTAGAATTTATCCTGCTATCGACTTAATTAAGTCGAGTACACGTCGCGATGATTTATTATTAGATGAAAAGACGGTACAACGTATGTGGGTATTGCGTAAATATTTAGCAGATATGAACCCTATTGAAGCAATGGAGTTTATTCAAGATAGAATAAAAAGGTCGTTAAACAACGAAGAATTTTTAATTTCGATGAATGGATAA
- a CDS encoding DUF4293 domain-containing protein encodes MIQRIQSIYLFIAAIVAGVLPFWAGLWTNAKTNANVYSIDLFLENTLLQKCVPILFFISALVAIVTIFLFKNRQLQFVLNRLNILINLFLLGLLIYLSQTLSGEASVSEKGIGMFFPIVVILLLVLANKAIKKDEDLVKSVDRLR; translated from the coding sequence ATGATACAAAGAATACAATCTATATACCTATTTATAGCAGCAATTGTAGCTGGAGTTTTGCCTTTTTGGGCTGGTCTTTGGACGAATGCTAAAACCAATGCCAATGTATATAGTATCGATTTATTTTTAGAAAACACATTGTTACAAAAATGTGTGCCAATTTTATTTTTTATTTCGGCTTTAGTAGCCATTGTAACTATCTTTTTATTTAAAAATCGTCAATTACAATTTGTACTAAACCGTTTAAACATATTGATAAACCTTTTTTTATTAGGGCTATTGATATATTTATCACAAACATTATCTGGAGAAGCCTCGGTTTCTGAGAAAGGTATTGGGATGTTCTTTCCTATCGTTGTTATTTTGTTATTAGTTTTAGCAAACAAAGCCATTAAGAAGGATGAAGATCTTGTAAAATCTGTTGATAGATTACGATAA
- a CDS encoding response regulator transcription factor — protein MMNYNKIKVHIADDHKILIDGVIALLNTEDDIEVEGYSLTGREVINWSSKNTADVLVLDINMPEMDGIEVLKTFQKRNITIKTIILSSLSDPKLVQEMIALGANGFVDKSWANEQIIDAIKVVHNGIQYISEDIKVKLLDLYASDNKETNEPDLLHTDLTEREIAVLKLVANEKSSNEIAEKLNISVKTVETYRRNLYKKLKVKNVVGLAMYAVKNNIV, from the coding sequence ATGATGAATTACAACAAGATAAAAGTTCACATAGCAGACGACCATAAGATTTTAATAGATGGTGTAATTGCTTTATTAAATACTGAAGACGATATTGAGGTAGAGGGTTACTCTTTAACAGGAAGAGAAGTTATTAACTGGTCTTCTAAAAATACAGCAGATGTATTGGTTTTAGATATTAACATGCCTGAAATGGATGGTATAGAAGTTTTAAAAACGTTTCAAAAACGTAACATTACTATTAAAACAATTATACTCTCTAGTTTAAGCGACCCAAAACTCGTTCAAGAAATGATTGCACTTGGTGCCAATGGTTTTGTAGATAAAAGTTGGGCTAATGAACAAATAATTGATGCTATTAAAGTAGTACACAATGGCATTCAATACATTAGTGAGGACATTAAAGTTAAATTGTTAGACTTATATGCCTCTGATAATAAAGAAACAAATGAGCCTGATTTATTACATACAGATTTAACCGAACGAGAAATTGCTGTACTTAAATTAGTAGCAAACGAAAAAAGCTCTAATGAAATTGCAGAAAAGCTCAATATTAGTGTAAAAACAGTAGAAACATATAGAAGAAATTTATATAAAAAACTAAAAGTAAAAAATGTAGTAGGTTTAGCGATGTATGCTGTCAAAAACAATATAGTGTAG
- a CDS encoding tetratricopeptide repeat-containing sensor histidine kinase, with amino-acid sequence MCHYQIGEIFRKINNHEKALFHFKKSLEIALINGGFNENNNILSKNEIKYAKSLLRAGYEFFRLQDLDSAKNYYSKIIDLNFHSTELENIKASAYNNLSGIYLHESSYKTAREYARKAIEIRRKYNNKIYEAAALGNLASIYLEEKKFNDAKSIYLSAINLIEKNTSDEAVRFKEDLYFNLAWALYKMKDYTAYDYQEKSYLIKDDRRDKEIRKTVEQVYAQQKVDLEKEKTALVEEQRKLEEAQEAKTSLLFAALSVLVLFVSGVVIYNYKLRQKNLRLKLSESKLLQQQNLEKVKSEAQVKILNATIDGKETERKLIAEILHDNVSALLSSANMHLTATRKQFNGETPQEIEKTQAIILEASQKVRDLSHNLVSSVLLKFGLEYAVKDVIKKYSNSQLQFEIDAQNINRYNQEFEIRIFNVIQELINNILKHSKANYAQIELKEEKDQLTILVKDDGVGFSASSSSFSDGIGLNQVEARVRMMNGKLTIKSGENVGTSIFVKVPILRKEKSTVLTSVG; translated from the coding sequence TTGTGCCATTACCAGATAGGAGAAATATTTAGAAAAATTAATAATCATGAAAAAGCTTTATTTCATTTTAAGAAATCTTTAGAAATAGCTCTTATAAATGGTGGCTTTAACGAAAACAATAACATCCTCTCTAAAAATGAAATCAAATATGCAAAAAGTCTACTAAGAGCCGGTTATGAATTTTTCAGGTTACAGGACTTAGATAGTGCTAAAAACTATTACTCTAAGATAATTGACTTAAATTTTCATAGCACTGAATTAGAAAACATAAAAGCATCTGCTTATAATAATTTATCAGGAATTTACCTTCATGAATCTTCATACAAAACAGCTAGGGAGTATGCAAGAAAAGCTATTGAAATAAGAAGAAAATATAATAATAAAATATACGAAGCGGCAGCATTAGGGAATTTGGCCAGTATTTATTTAGAAGAGAAAAAGTTCAATGATGCCAAATCAATCTATTTAAGCGCAATAAATTTGATAGAAAAAAACACTTCTGACGAAGCCGTTAGATTTAAGGAAGATTTGTATTTTAACCTTGCTTGGGCATTGTATAAGATGAAAGACTATACAGCCTACGACTATCAAGAAAAATCATATTTAATTAAGGACGATAGGAGAGATAAAGAAATTAGAAAAACTGTAGAGCAGGTCTATGCTCAACAAAAGGTAGATCTAGAAAAAGAAAAAACAGCTTTAGTTGAAGAGCAACGAAAACTTGAAGAAGCACAAGAAGCAAAAACATCGCTGCTTTTCGCAGCGTTGAGCGTTTTGGTCTTGTTTGTTTCTGGCGTTGTTATTTACAATTACAAACTACGTCAAAAAAACTTGCGTTTGAAGCTCTCTGAAAGCAAATTATTACAACAACAAAATCTAGAAAAAGTAAAATCAGAAGCACAGGTTAAAATTTTAAATGCTACCATCGACGGAAAAGAAACCGAACGCAAACTCATTGCAGAAATACTACACGACAATGTGAGTGCCTTGCTATCGTCTGCCAACATGCATTTAACAGCTACTAGAAAACAATTTAATGGAGAGACGCCGCAAGAAATTGAAAAAACACAAGCCATTATCTTAGAAGCTTCACAAAAGGTAAGAGACTTATCGCACAACCTAGTCTCTTCTGTTTTATTAAAATTTGGGTTAGAATATGCTGTTAAAGATGTAATTAAAAAATACTCTAACAGTCAATTACAATTTGAAATCGATGCCCAAAATATTAATAGGTATAACCAAGAATTTGAAATACGAATTTTTAATGTGATTCAAGAACTAATTAACAATATCTTAAAACACAGTAAAGCCAACTACGCACAAATAGAATTAAAAGAAGAGAAGGATCAACTAACCATTCTTGTAAAAGATGATGGGGTAGGATTTTCTGCCTCATCTTCTTCTTTTTCAGACGGCATCGGTTTGAATCAAGTAGAAGCCCGAGTTCGTATGATGAACGGGAAATTAACCATTAAATCAGGAGAAAATGTAGGTACTTCCATTTTCGTTAAAGTTCCTATTTTAAGAAAAGAAAAGAGTACTGTATTAACCTCTGTGGGCTAA
- a CDS encoding metallophosphoesterase family protein, which yields MKKILLLSDTHGFIDDQIVKFVKQADEVWHAGDIGTLEVTDTIKKLKPLRAVYGNIDDKNARAEFPLDNRFEIEGVSVWMTHIGGYPTKYNQRVREALQKNTPQLFICGHSHILKVQFDKKLNLLHLNPGAAGNHGFHKVRTMLRFEIENGNIKNMEVIELAHRG from the coding sequence ATGAAGAAAATTTTATTACTTTCTGATACACATGGTTTTATTGACGATCAAATTGTAAAATTTGTTAAGCAAGCAGATGAGGTATGGCATGCTGGCGATATCGGTACTTTAGAAGTAACCGACACTATTAAAAAGCTAAAGCCTCTTAGAGCAGTGTATGGCAATATTGATGATAAAAATGCTAGAGCAGAATTTCCGTTAGATAATAGGTTTGAAATAGAAGGGGTATCGGTTTGGATGACTCATATCGGCGGATACCCAACCAAATACAACCAACGAGTTCGAGAAGCATTACAAAAAAACACTCCGCAATTATTTATTTGTGGGCATTCGCATATACTAAAAGTACAGTTTGATAAAAAACTGAATTTACTTCATTTAAACCCTGGGGCAGCAGGTAACCACGGATTTCATAAAGTTAGAACCATGCTTCGCTTTGAAATAGAGAATGGTAATATAAAGAATATGGAAGTTATAGAGTTAGCCCACAGAGGTTAA
- the truA gene encoding tRNA pseudouridine(38-40) synthase TruA, with protein MRYFIELAYNGKNYHGWQTQPHAISVQEVLNKAISTILRQEITIVGAGRTDAGVHASQMFAHFDVATALNDNFTYKLNAILPNDIVIFNTQLVHNEAHARFDAVSRSYEYKIWLGRNPFLLETSWQLHHQQLNIELMNTAAAILYEYEDFECFSKVKTDVRTFNCTVTNAKWIKKGNELTFYISANRFLRNMVRAIVGTLIDVGLEKITVNDFKKIIESKNRSNAGVSVPAKGLFLTKITYDYI; from the coding sequence TTGAGGTATTTTATTGAATTAGCATACAACGGAAAAAATTATCATGGCTGGCAAACACAACCGCACGCAATTTCGGTTCAAGAAGTACTAAATAAGGCTATTAGTACTATTTTAAGACAAGAAATAACCATTGTCGGGGCAGGAAGAACAGATGCTGGCGTGCATGCATCGCAAATGTTTGCTCATTTTGATGTAGCAACTGCATTAAATGATAATTTTACCTATAAATTAAATGCAATTTTACCTAATGACATCGTTATTTTTAATACACAGCTAGTACACAATGAGGCACACGCACGCTTTGATGCGGTTAGTAGAAGCTATGAATATAAAATTTGGTTGGGTAGAAATCCTTTTTTGTTAGAAACCTCCTGGCAATTACACCATCAACAATTAAATATAGAATTGATGAATACCGCTGCTGCCATTTTATATGAATACGAAGATTTTGAATGTTTTTCGAAAGTAAAAACAGATGTACGTACCTTTAACTGCACAGTAACAAATGCTAAATGGATTAAAAAAGGCAATGAATTAACATTCTATATTAGTGCCAATCGTTTTTTAAGAAATATGGTTCGCGCTATTGTAGGTACTTTAATTGATGTTGGTTTAGAAAAAATTACCGTTAATGACTTTAAAAAAATTATAGAAAGTAAAAATCGAAGCAACGCAGGAGTGTCAGTTCCAGCAAAAGGACTATTTTTAACAAAAATAACATACGATTATATATAG